In Gracilinanus agilis isolate LMUSP501 unplaced genomic scaffold, AgileGrace unplaced_scaffold91, whole genome shotgun sequence, one genomic interval encodes:
- the LOC123256700 gene encoding apolipoprotein L3-like, which yields NNADNLGYHITVIKADDLKMENPEDSDKITDDPDENVLEDSEKSTDDPDENMDDFDEIMAYKEMQHKLDMFSCEFPRAKLELEKYIKDLYSMADKIDEIHKDCTITNVVASSTGVVSGVLTIIGIALAPITAGGSLALSITGLGLGAAATVTGVSAGIIDHVSDLKGRKLLSDVEGNTNANIPEEVLSKEAPKLFSRLKKYSQIVRDLENHYNAFQAANTNPRLMEASRKLMTGARVSSKNRGQINKAFRGTTLAMTKQARIMSATLAGVSLLIDTVNLVNDSVHLSNGAKAITAVKLREHAQELEKKLQELSNHFEKLQIMKIQ from the exons AAATAATGCTGATAACCTGGGGTATCACATCACAGTGATAAAAGCTGATGATCTGAAAATGGAGAACCCAGAGGAttctgataaaatcacagatgatCCTGATGAAAACGT TCTAGAGGATTCTGAAAAAAGCACAGATGATCCTGACGAAAACATGGATGATTTTGATGAAATTATGGCATACAAAGAAATGCAGCATAAATTGGACATGTTTTCATGTGAATTTCCCAGGGCAAAACTGGAACTAGAAAAGTATATCAAAGACCTTTATAGCATGGCAGACAAAATTGATGAGATCCACAAGGACTGTACGATTACCAATGTAGTGGCCAGTTCCACTGGGGTGGTCTCTGGCGTCCTGACTATTATTGGGATTGCACTAGCACCTATAACTGCAGGAGGGAGCTTGGCCCTCTCTATAACTGGGTTAGGTTTGGGAGCAGCAGCCACTGTCACTGGTGTTTCTGCAGGCATCATTGATCATGTGAGTGACTTAAAAGGGAGGAAGCTTTTAAGTGACGTTGAGGGAAATACAAATGCTAATATCCCCGAGGAAGTTCTGTCAAAGGAGGCGCCTAAACTCTTTTCTAGATTGAAGAAATATAGTCAAATCGTCAGAGACCTTGAAAATCACTACAATGCGTTCCAGGCAGCCAATACCAATCCACGTTTGATGGAAGCTTCCCGCAAGCTTATGACAGGTGCACGAGTCTCCAGCAAAAACAGGGGGCAAATCAATAAGGCTTTTCGGGGCACAACATTGGCCATGACCAAACAAGCTAGGATAATGAGTGCAACATTGGCTGGAGTTTCTCTTCTAATAGATACAGTCAACCTTGTGAATGATTCagttcatttgtcaaatggggcaAAGGCTATAACAGCAGTGAAACTGAGGGAGCACGCTCAGGAACTGGAAAAGAAACTCCAGGAACTTTCCAACCACTTTGAGAAACTGCAGATAATGAAGATTCAATAG